From one Microbulbifer sp. A4B17 genomic stretch:
- a CDS encoding 3-deoxy-7-phosphoheptulonate synthase — translation MSDVPAILNARTHMQLPGNDELIRTMPCPSDTASTIERTRHQVARILSGEDDRLLVVVGPCSIHDPEAALDYAQKLSEIQNQFESSLCLVMRTYFEKPRTTVGWKGFIYDPHLDGSADMHTGLTKARELLLNINALGLGAATEFLCPLNALYIADLISWGAIGARTTESQTHRELASALPCPIGFKNSTDGNIKVAMNAIQAAQSQQIFCTTIRNGKFEAIQSAGNPYCHLILRGGKIPNYHPEDLEQAIFELGSASLPTGIMVDCSHGNSQKIHSNQLVVAESLCKQISSGQKNTAAVMIESFLIEGNQKICKKENMRYGQSITDACIGWEDTCQTLEMLSEAIVRRRNLFTATHNMEIELNLSAL, via the coding sequence ATGTCTGACGTTCCAGCTATTTTGAACGCACGGACTCATATGCAACTTCCGGGCAATGACGAACTGATCCGAACAATGCCATGCCCGTCTGATACCGCTTCAACTATTGAGCGAACTCGCCACCAGGTTGCCAGAATACTAAGCGGTGAAGATGACCGCCTTCTGGTAGTCGTGGGCCCGTGCTCAATTCACGACCCTGAAGCTGCGCTAGACTATGCGCAAAAACTGTCCGAAATTCAAAACCAGTTTGAAAGCAGTCTTTGTCTCGTCATGCGTACATATTTTGAGAAACCGCGTACCACCGTAGGCTGGAAAGGTTTTATTTATGATCCTCATTTGGATGGCAGCGCCGATATGCATACCGGGCTCACTAAAGCCAGGGAGTTATTACTCAATATCAATGCACTGGGACTAGGTGCTGCCACTGAATTCCTGTGCCCGCTAAACGCCCTTTATATTGCAGATCTGATTTCATGGGGGGCCATTGGTGCACGTACTACCGAATCACAAACACATCGGGAATTAGCCTCAGCACTCCCCTGTCCTATCGGATTTAAAAATAGTACCGACGGCAATATCAAGGTCGCGATGAACGCGATTCAGGCCGCACAATCACAGCAGATATTCTGCACAACGATCCGCAATGGGAAGTTTGAAGCAATCCAGTCTGCAGGCAACCCGTATTGCCACTTAATCCTTCGTGGTGGAAAAATTCCCAACTACCACCCTGAAGATCTGGAACAGGCTATCTTCGAACTTGGGTCAGCATCACTACCCACCGGTATTATGGTCGACTGTAGTCATGGAAACAGCCAAAAAATACACAGTAATCAATTAGTTGTTGCAGAATCACTCTGCAAACAGATCAGTTCCGGACAGAAAAATACTGCAGCAGTGATGATTGAAAGTTTCCTAATAGAGGGCAATCAAAAGATCTGCAAAAAGGAGAATATGCGCTACGGACAATCCATCACCGATGCCTGTATCGGCTGGGAGGATACTTGCCAGACTTTAGAAATGCTGTCTGAAGCGATTGTCAGACGACGAAACTTATTTACTGCGACTCACAATATGGAAATTGAGTTGAACCTAAGTGCTTTATAA